One stretch of Cryptococcus neoformans var. neoformans B-3501A chromosome 5, whole genome shotgun sequence DNA includes these proteins:
- a CDS encoding hypothetical protein (Match to ESTs gb|CF192251.1|CF192251, gb|CF192250.1|CF192250; HMMPfam hit to Complex1_17_2kD, NADH:ubiquinone oxidoreductase 17.2 kD subunit, score: 103.1, E(): 6.6e-28), with protein sequence MVSLARTIRHFRLVGFKEWFRQLTYIGDAKYGRLVGTDQFGNRYFEQLDPKEELPGRHRWIDYSQDDFNASQVTPEWHSWIHHIRKDAPTDDVIMKQLSPPWKAPYTENMTGTRGHFKTYSTTAPKIQAWDPVVKPRGGAQTQA encoded by the exons ATGGTCTCCTTAGCACGAACAATCAGACATTTCAGGCTCGTTGGGTTTAAGGAGTGGTTCAGGCAATTGAC CTACATTGGTGATGCCAAGTATGGAAGGCTCGTCGGCACTGACCAATTCGGCAACCGATACTTTGAGCAATTGGACCCCAAGGAGGAGCTTCCTG GCCGACATCGATGGATTGACTACTCTCAAGACGATTTTAATGCCTCCCAAGTGACTCCCGAGTGGCATTCTTGGATCCATCACATCCGTAAAGATGCCCCTACAGACGATGTCATTATGAAACAATTGTCTCCCCCTTGGAAGGCT CCTTATACTGAGAACATGACTGGTACCCGTGGGCATTTCAAGACCTACTCTACCACTGCCCCCAAAATCCAAGCTTGGGATCCTGTCGTTAAGCCCCGAGGAGGTGCCCAAACTCAGGCTTAA